TTATGAAACAACACTTTTTTCTTTCATTCAACACAAATAGCCATTCTCTAGAAAAACATATATCATATTATAATATACTGCCCATTATTTTCCGATCTATTATATCGATTATTTCAAATAATTCTTCCTAATAATTCAcacaatttttttaattattaataagaaatttgattaaaaaaataaaaaccgCCCTAGACAGGCAAAAAATCCAGTATATAGTGTCCTAATCAATATTTTCTTGACGGAAGTGTCCTAAACTCAATTGAGTTGGGGGTTTAGGGGGTTTTGTCTCTCCTTTGTCATAGAACACTTCCTCTCATCCAACAATGAAAAACCTAAATGCTTTCAGAGCCTTGAAGCCTTTACGAATTTTGCCGCAGATATTCAGACTGCACACGGCTGAAACATTCATGCATGCAAAAACACCAAATTATACGGCGTCAGTACTGCATGTTCCATTATCGTTTTTAGTACCCAATAGGAGATATTCTTATGGGTTAATTAGTCTGGACCCGAAGAGAGAGCTTGCTACAGAATGTGGACGATTAAGTTTAGAGGAGATAAAATCTTTAGTAGATGATTTAATGAAGAAACAAGAGTGGTCAGAGATTAAAAATAAGTTTGAAAAATGGGTGAGTTGGACTCATGAAAGTTGCAGGACCAGAAATATGCCCGATCTTTCGTTGGTGAATTATTATATGAGGTCTCGTTCAATGCTGGGTAGTTCGTTGAAAGATATGTTTGTTTTGTTGGAGGAAGTCCAAAAAGACTATCATTTTACACCTGATACACTCTCCTATAATATCATTTTAGATTCTGCCTATCGATCCCATGGGGGGGTAGATGCTGCTGTCAAAATATTTAACTGGTATGTAATCTTGCTATAATTTTATAGCAAGATATAAAATAATGACTATTTTTTTGACTCATATGCTTATATTGAGTGTCTATTCTTTCTCTCGGAGTAACATATGACTTAGAGGATAAACTCTTGACCACTTGAGCTTGAGCTACCCAATTGTATAAATAATGAGTATTTTAGGGGCACTTTTTTTTTTCTTATAAGTAAAAGAATTTAACAAACCTTGTTTTTCTGATAGTTCATTTTTTCAGGGCAAGCCTTGTTTGTAGTAGCCCCTCTTGATATCTTGAGGTTTTATGAGAGCTTGCAACTTAACAAACCTTTGCCTATCTTGTTTGCTTTAGTTCTTGTTGCATTGTTGTGGAACTTACAGATGTTACAGTTTTTCATAAGATAACATAGAGTTTGTTATATCATTTTGTAGGATGGTCGGGGAACAGTTACCCAAGGAGGAATCTTACACCCTAGTAGTCGACATGCTACTGCAACATAATGATTTCCAATCTGCCATGAAGTATGTCAAGTTAGCCAGACAACTCGCATACAATAACCCCATGGAAATTCTTGTCAACGCCGTTGTCAATTTTGGCCACAATGCAAAAGCAATCAAACAGAGGACGAGGATAAAAGCAAAGATATCCAAGTCCCTCGTCTCAATTTTTGGGAGCTACAAGGTATAGTTTGTATACAAATTTATTTATATAGGTTGCACACAAAGATTGGATGTCCCATTAATAGAACTGTAGACTTTAGGATGTAAATTATGAGCTGCTGCAATTTTAAAAGTTTTGATGTAGTAAAATGTCATtagtttgatttttttttcttttggcAGAGTCATCTAATTTTGCTGAATTCTAGCAATGATGCATTATATGTGATTTTGTCTATGTTGACATGCGTAATATATGGTTGTGTATAAGTAGTAATTCATGTAATAAGTTATATGTTCCATAAAGTTAGTAGTACTAGATGAATTTGTGGTAGTTCGGTGTATTAAGACAAAGTTATTGTTTTCTGATCAAGTCAAGCACATCTCCTGTTTTAGAACCGAAGTATCAAAATTCGATTTCTTATTTATGTAGCAGTTTGCACAGTAATGAATGCAATTTGATTCCAGTGTTGAACCTGGTTGAAGAATTTGTTTGGATAAATGGTTGGAGAGAAGGTTAGAATTGCTTGTGGCACATCCTAAACAAAACGTGTCAGTTCATGCATACTGAAAACTGCAGTGATCTAAAAGTGACAAGCAAATTGAAGATTTACTATCATTTGTTTGTTTTTTAGTTAGAAATGACTGTGATTAAACTTTCTTGATTAGGTCTTGTTTATCTTTAAATTTTTTGTGTTGCAGAGAATTTATCAGCATTTATGTGCTTTTAGTAATGTCTAGTAATTGTGACATTTACACTTCTAATTGTTTATATATTCCTATGATGCAGGAATATGGGATAATATTTTGTCCAAAGTGGACCTTGTCTGATGATTTGCTTCAACTTGCCATTGAATCTAGTAACTTAAAACTTGCCCGATATGCATTGGAATTCATAATTGAACTTAAATGTCAAGATGAGGCATGCTCAGAACCACTTCATTTGTGTGTTAGCGAAGACCATATCAATAATCTTTTTGTAATTCTTAAAGGGAGTCCCAATGATGTGCTGTCAAATGAAGTGCTCCTTGCTTGCTCACAACTTCGTGATCTATCGTTGGGTAAACATGTGCCTAAGGCAATTACTTTCCTTTCAGAGATTCATGCATGGGCTCATTTCAAGAAACTTGATATGGCATTTGAAGCATTGGTTAAATATGAAACCTCACATGGAGAATCtgttgataaaacactgttctgTCCGTTCTCTCAGCTTAAACCACTTGTCTTGGCGTGCCGGTCATGCTCGACAGGGAAGATCTCCGAAATATTAAATCATGTATGTCTTCTCACCTACTTGCATTATTTTTCAACTAGCTGCACTACATGAAACAAGAAACAGGGTCTTAAACACCTATCCTAAACTGACTGCATTCATAAGGGTCAAGTGTCAACCGGTAAAGCTTACCAAAAAAGTCGCATTTGCATAAAATGCCAACCAAGATGGCTGGTTTCTAATAGAGATGAGCGTGGTGCGGTTTAATACTTTTACATAAATAGCTTGGCTGATGATGTGGCCCTTATCCCATCCACGTGGACCAACATGTCATCTGAGTGGGTCTTGAAAGTTGAGAGTAGTCGCGCCAACATGGTTCGTAAATGGTACTTGCGACCAGATAGTACTAAAATGAGCAGGTCAAGTTAACCGACAATATAGCGTTCAGAAGTTTTAGAACCTACCATTTCAAGGTTTAATCCAACTGACTCGATGGTCAATTAAGGCTTTCTTTCTTGGAGTTATGCCGCTCTTCTATAGAAATTCGGTAACTGTAGTACAATTTTTTTTTGTCagttttttagaaaatatttgtTATGCAAATAATAAACTCTTGAGTAGGCATGTATAGGTTAAAATAAATAATGGTAATAAATTATCTGAAACTATTTACTAATGGTAATATTTTTAGTTCacaatttttttgaaaataacgTACTTGCGTTGCTTGAAAACGATCAGAAACTGATACCTGATTAATAAAATCAGGTTGAATAACAATCTATTCCCCTAGGCCTGATGTTGAATGTGCAGCTTTTGCTAGCAAATGCGCCACACTATTCGCAGAGCTATGAAAACAAGCACATGGTCAAAGTGCTTAATCAACTCAATGTAATCTAAGACAATAGTATCAAAGTAGGACTTCTCTTGTTTCCCAAACACGCTTCAGCAAGGTCTTTTGTGTCCGTCTCAAAGATGCAGTGGGTAAAGTTTAGACTCTGAACCCAAGATAACGATTAGTTTAGACTAATAGCCCTGCTTCCCTCGGTTGCCAAGAATCCTCAAGAAGTTGTTGTTTTAACTCTCAGAAATTTTCCATATGATCCCTGTACAACGGTCCCGACCCTGTTGTGCTCATCCTGGAATATAGCTGCATCTACATTTATTTTGTTCTGTGTGTCCTAATGGCGGCTTACTCTAGTGTCTGGTACAGCTTGTGTCATGCTGTAAACTTCTTGGATCCTCCACAGCTTGATCTTTTATTAATTCATTAACAAGTTTATGGCCGCAGCTTTAACCCAAATGCAGAACCGTTAGTTTTAGCTCCACCTGTACCCATTTGTTCCAGCCATAGGCTCCACCGCTCCAGCATTACATACCATGAGTACACTCTGTTCTTTTGTTCATATGATGAAAGCTCGAGCCATAACATCAAGAACAGTGTCATTTAGTAAAACCGCACGGAGGTTTTCTAGCACTGGCAGCCAGCTAGACTTCACAAATTCACACTCAAATAAAGCCTGTTTATCTCTCTCACTTTCTTTCTGGCACCAATACATAATTCGAATGCTTAAAATCCTCTGCAACTTTCTGACCCTACACAAGGTACAGTCCTTAGGTTTGAAAGTATTATCTGTGATGGGCTTGGATATAGGCGTTACTAGCCTGAATCTTTCCCAGCCTATCAAGTAGCTCATGTCACTTGCAGTTGCATGGTTCAGAGAAATAACTCAGAAAATCACAAACAAATAATAAGTACGTAATTACATGAATGGAATATAATAGTGTACGTGAACATTTTCTTTTGGTATTTACGTTCCTTATGTTTTACTGATgcaaattttaaaaattaaacaGCTGGAGGCTTTGAGGAAAGATAACCCGGACCACAAGTTTCTTGCTGCCCTTAATTGTTTGATTTTAGTGTATGCAAAGATGGGGGATGATTTTGAAGCTACGAGGACATTCAAGGCAATAAGCAGTTCTTTCGGATTGACACATGATATCAATTCGTACAATGCTATTATTTACCCATATGTATATCGCAAGCAGGTAAAAAGTAATCTCCAGTTAGTTCCGATGTGTGCTTGTTTATCAATGTGATAATTGTTTTGTCCCGTATTTTAGAGGAACGCAGCTATAGCATTGTTCAAAGACTTGGTACATGTTGGCATTGAACCAAACGCAATAACGGAGAGGCTTATGTTCAAAGCTATTGTAATTCAAGGACTAGAATATGCAATACTAGTGATGGAGAAGGTAAATTTGTTTACAGCTAATTAATTAACCAATCCTCATCTTATAACTAGTTTGATTAATAAATGAATTCATTGTTTTAGGTAACATCTCTCCAGTCAACCCCAGAAGTCATTCGCAAAGCTCGTACGAAGATCTCATATCACGTAAATAAGGGTTGTATTTGGCCCTGAGTACTAAAGAAGAGACGACGTTTATGGGATTTGATCCAGATGATATCAGATTTAAAAAAATTCTGAACTCTGCACATATCCACAGAGTAACAGGGGATAAGTGATCTCCAAATAGTCATGTTATGTGCTTGTTTATTATAGTGATAATTTCAGGGGATTAGCTATAGCATTTTTCAAGGAATTGGTTCATGTAGAATTGAAAAGCTGCTGCCTTACGGTCAGATCTTTTTGTATTGAAATGATGGGACGTGGGAGGAATAGGTTCTGCAGTTTTCATACTGTAAATATAATTTCAGCTAATTAATTACCCTTCCTTTGACTTGGTTACTTGGAGAAGGATTAACGCTCATCTTTGCATAACAAATAGATTGAAATGAGGGTTATGAAAGGGCATTTGTTATTAAGTAAAACTACGTGAAAAAACGGCGTGGTTTGGCATAACGATTTTGATAAGTTGCtcaaaaatatagaaaaataatatacattaatctatattattatattgaagttgaaaaatattaaaaattacaTCAATATTTTAGTATTTTAGTCGCATGTAATTTGATCATTCAAATCCTATTAATTGtttgatttttaaatcaaattgaTGAGAATATTTAAATATACTACTTAAAATTATtgtatataaatttataaatattataaatataacaCTTGACATATTTACTTGGACcagatctatatatattattgaaaaTCTAGTTACTTTTTTACATAAAATTATTTATTCCTACTTTTGAATATGAAGTGATTGTCCTTAATTTCATAAAAACAACTAAAACCCGGAAATAATTTGAGAAACTCACAGTGTAGCTGGTatgtttattattttttttaacttttaaTTAGAATGGTTATTTTTTTTCCGGAAAAAAATAGAAGTCATTTAGAACATTGATTATAAATATTATTGTATTTAAATTTTTTCAAGAAAATTATAAATAGCTGATTAGACAGAGATATAAGGCATTGTCCTTTGACTAACCTTTAAAAATCTTCTACTCATTTCCTAGCCTAAATTTttatgttatcaaattttatACATAGTATAATTTATCATATAGGGTTTGCAAGGCCATTAAGAGACATGTATGTTAAATTTTGACTTATAATATGATTGCAATATGATGTCCAGAGTCAATGATCCACTAAATATGATACTCTTATGACAAAAATAATAGCATAAAAATATGATTCAATACAATAGAAATACCCACTAAATTTATTTATTGGATATATGTTATATCTTAATCtatttatatttttcatataatGACATTCTTTATATGTTAAATATTGATTAAAATTATTATCTTAATTGCAACTTTAATTGTTTAGACATATATAGATAATTAAATCAATATATAAAAAAACAAGGCAAAAAGTGTTATTTTAGGAATTACAATAGAAAATGAAAATTTTACTTTTTAGCAACACTCGTATATTAAGTgtttgattaaaaatataaaagacATATTAGTATATTGGTATTATAGTGTGAGAACTATTGGTAGACTGTGATTCAATTCCTACAAATAACAGTTTTCACCTATAATAGGGGCAAATCCGTTATTTCACTGAAAATAAAAAATCTCATATTTATCTCTTGACGAGAATCTTATATTTATATAaaggtgttaggaatatgttgtgtacttgatgataaacTAAACAAAATAACTTAGTacatttaacttagtgaattttgtagcaccagacggatgatcaattatagtcccgacggatgattcaatatagtcccgacggatgactaattgatatccatcgggtgagtagcttatgtaacaataagtcatgtagcacatttctgcaaacaacttgtaaagattctgtagtagctcatgaatcatgtagactgctagtagatgtgcaaaataggttgattaaatgtaaatataagatgtcttgtaattctacacaaatgaaatggagtcaagtgataaatggctacccggcagatgatcaacaaagctacccgacggatgatcaataaggctacccgacagataacaagtatgtacccgacgaatgatcaattcaaatatctgttgacagtgacaacacagtcacatgcgttgggtgtttgcaaaaaggaatgtggtaacctgtttagcagggttttgagaacaaagaagtattaccattttcatgctattttgaagatattcaaagatggtagaatagagtagtgaagcagtatggtattagacttgatatgttttattttattatcctgtcttattatcatgtaaacttggtaatatataaatcaagtgtagctagtagaacaactGACTAACAAACATCTAAGCAAACACATTcttagcagagaaacatttgtaagctatattctgtagaatttctctgtagtttgtttgttcacttgtaaagcagctatgagctattcaaacctcacagggttctcttgatatatatatatatatatatatatatatatatatatatatatatatatatatatatctggtggatacattcaaatccaccagaaagttttaaagacttgtgtttttattacttgtgttttgatttatataattctttcattccgcactttgcagatcaaatacatatatattattgagttagaaccatttttcataaatctaaaaaagaagccagaattacattcaaccccccttctgtaattcttgttgtattgttagggaataaaaaAAGGAAAATCTCGGGAGAATCTCAGAAATATGACGTGGCATGCTTCTGACTCATCATTTTGCTTTTCCTGATTTCTAAGGCTACCCCAGAAATAATAGGTAAAATATAGGAAGAAAAAGTAACTGCGCATTTAATATCCAGAGAAATTCAAAAGACATGTTAAGACATGTTGATTTCTATTTGTAACTCCAAACTTTTTGCCTCCTAGTAACGTATTTCCAATAGTATAAAAGCAAGCAAATGTTACTAGGCTCTGCCCAACCTCGCCTCTTCATCACATAATATCACATAATATCAGGTTCACATAATTTGTTGTAGTTGACATACTATAAAGTCCGCATAATTTGTTATAGTTAAGTTATAAGATATCATCTTGCACTGTTATTTATTTTATCCTTTTGGCCATGAATTAGTTGCACATAATGTAATATGTATTTAGAAGCATGTTCTGACAACTAacaatttattttatataatggTCAATCTTAGTTTTCAGGTgctcatttaattattttatttttcagatGCTACATATATTAGATTAGTAGCTAAATATGAATTTGAAAGATCGATTATAGAAATATGGAGATGAGATCTGTTTATTGTGAATTTGTGATAAATTTGTCCCCAACGACTTAAATACTTGAGGACATTGACGGTGCTAAAGTGGTTTTGATGCTTTCGAAGTATATTTCTTGCAAATACATAACTAATTCATTATAGTTTTATACTACTTTGTTTTATTTTGCTAATTACGGTTTATACAATCTACAATTACGAGACATCTATAGAGACATCTATAACTTCTCGTTACCCTTACATATTTAATCTTATGAAATTTTATTTCTTTTTGCTAAGTCATTTGAATAACCATTTTATCTGTATTTCTACTATATGGAATAAATCATCGTATTTTTTATTGTTAAAAAATCGAGATCAATCATTTTCATATTTTTGTGTTATTATCTCCGTCATAAGATTATCATATTTAGTGGGTATTTCTATTGTATTGAATAAATTATCGTAATTTTGACAACTGAAAATTCAAGATCATCATTTCATATTTTTATGCTATTATCTTTGTCATAAGAGTATCATATTTAGTGGAACATTGACTCTGGACATCATATTGCAATCATATTATGAGTCAAAACTAGGTAGAGCAACCGCGCTTCGCGCGGTGGGGGAATTTTTTTTAAGTAAtttgtgaagaaagttttcaaaagGTGTTTGAAGGCATGGTTTCCTGAACTTTTCAATTCATGTAGCCAGTATACTTTGTATAGGAGATGGTCGTGTAGCTACTTTGGCTACAATAACATAAAAATAGAGGTCAAGAAATGTATGagaataaaaaataaaagaatcCTGTAGTTTCAGTAAGATAATAAACCAGAGTATCCACGATGTTAGATTGCTAGTGTGGTTGTACCTGAAACTTGTTCAGCATCAAAAAATATGACAGAACAGTGCATCTAAGCAGCGATAGAAAATACAAATGCAGaagtttttttttatatttacacattaaaattaaaaaattccaCCTTAGCAAACTACCTGAATAACTAACCTATAAAAAGATGTTCAAAACTTTTCTGAGAGTGGGAAGATGATGACCTAAAACCCATATAGAATTGTTTTTTTATATGAGGAGCTAGATGTTCAGCACCAAGCAAATATCAGGATCATCTAGAAGGATGTTTCTCAGGTCATCCATTTACATCTGCATCCAAAAAGCATCTAAATACATGCACATGTTCATATCGAGCAATTAGTTAAAATAGTTACTTTGTTGAACGACACAAATAAATTGAACAATCATATCAAGTAACCAACCATATAcctttaaatataaatataaaagcTGGGTCCATAAATAGATCCAACAAGATGTTAGTTACACAAAGTGTGAAGATGTGACTTAAAGGATATTGAACATGACAGGGCGATCAGAGATTACAATGGGCAAATAATATATACAGATTGTATAACCTTCAAAATTAAAGGTTACCACATTGATGCAGCAAGGAACAATAAGAAAGAACTTAAGCTTAAAATGATCAACACTTTGTGTCTGATTGTTGAGTAGATAAGCAATATGCTCTATTCATTTTTCTTACTTTTTATTTGTATATAAATTGCCCTTATATGTTGCATATTACTATATTAGTCTGATCTTGCGAGTAAGAACATATTAAAGATATTAGTTAGGAACCCAATACTTGATCATAACCAAACTGGTTGTCTTTTGATTTTTTACTTGATAAAAATTTTTGAAATTGAGTTTTCACTGACATTCAGGGGTCATATTCTCTACTTTTAGACTTAGTATATACAAATAACATGCACACTCTATGTTGTACATTTTATACAATTATTAATTCTCTGCTGCTGAAAATTACAGTACATGATTAGTTTACTTATGATTTGGTTTAAGTGAACTCCGTCGGAGTAGTATTTCTCCATCCAATAATTTGCAGTAACTGGTCATCCGATGTTACTTCTCTAACTACTATTacaggatatatatatatcctgtGTTTAATTTCAGAGATTAAGAAGCAGAAAGAGAGATTTAGAGAGAGATGAGGACAGAGATTTAGAGAGAGATGAGGACAGAAATTTAGAGAGAGATTTAATAGAGAGTTGGGACGAGAAAAACAGAGTTTTGTTATTAAATTTCACATAACCTCTAAATGAATTACATGCTCCTCTTTATAGAAGGAGTACTAAACTCCCCTAACACTAACCAATAATTTGATTGAACTCTATTAATATATGTTTGTGCATACTTAGTCAATCTGTTGATGGAATGACCAGAAACCCTGTCTAGCACGACTTTAAATTATCTGGTACTAAACAAAGTGCGTCAGCACAGTTTAGGCTGTAAATGTGGCACCTTAACCAAAAACTGTAAGGCTGGAAGCTGGGGCAAGTTGGTAGAATTTAGTGCTAGCTCAAATTAGTGTGACGTTGATACACAGAATTTGGAAATCCCTATTTCAGGAAAATGTATTATGGATGATAAAAAGATCATAAAAGCTGATATTATCTGTGTGCGGCACATGAAAGATTACAAGAAGGTATTTGTGATATGTACACATGCATCTGAGGATTGATATAAAACTCACTGAAGAGTCTGGAAATGGAAAAACAAAGAACCGATATACAACAATGGTGTGAAGACTTTGGCACTACAAAAATATAGATAAAAGGAAAGTTCATGGCTTGCAATTGGGATCTCGCAAAAAAAGAACACAGTAGGATAATTATCAGAAGACAACACAAAAGGTTCAGAACTACAACTACAACAGAGGTTTATGCTAAAAAACTTTAATTATCAGACAGGGGT
This sequence is a window from Apium graveolens cultivar Ventura chromosome 9, ASM990537v1, whole genome shotgun sequence. Protein-coding genes within it:
- the LOC141685788 gene encoding pentatricopeptide repeat-containing protein At1g26460, mitochondrial-like codes for the protein MKNLNAFRALKPLRILPQIFRLHTAETFMHAKTPNYTASVLHVPLSFLVPNRRYSYGLISLDPKRELATECGRLSLEEIKSLVDDLMKKQEWSEIKNKFEKWVSWTHESCRTRNMPDLSLVNYYMRSRSMLGSSLKDMFVLLEEVQKDYHFTPDTLSYNIILDSAYRSHGGVDAAVKIFNWMVGEQLPKEESYTLVVDMLLQHNDFQSAMKYVKLARQLAYNNPMEILVNAVVNFGHNAKAIKQRTRIKAKISKSLVSIFGSYKSHLILLNSSNDALYVILSMLTCEYGIIFCPKWTLSDDLLQLAIESSNLKLARYALEFIIELKCQDEACSEPLHLCVSEDHINNLFVILKGSPNDVLSNEVLLACSQLRDLSLGKHVPKAITFLSEIHAWAHFKKLDMAFEALVKYETSHGESVDKTLFCPFSQLKPLVLACRSCSTGKISEILNHLEALRKDNPDHKFLAALNCLILVYAKMGDDFEATRTFKAISSSFGLTHDINSYNAIIYPYVYRKQRNAAIALFKDLVHVGIEPNAITERLMFKAIVIQGLEYAILVMEKVTSLQSTPEVIRKARTKISYHGISYSIFQGIGSCRIEKLLPYGQIFLY